The Candidatus Methylacidiphilales bacterium genome includes the window CATCATCCTTGTCCTGCTGAAACGATTCCTTCACCTTCAACCGGCCCATGGATATCCCGCTTAAAATCGGTGCTCTCGTTCGTGATGAAATCCACGAACTGATCGGGCAAAAAAACTTCACCGCCCTGCGCCATGTCTTTCAGGAATGGCCGCCCGCCGATCTTGCCGCCCTCATCACGGACCTGCCCCCGGATGACCAGGCGGTCGTCTTCCGCATTCTGCCGAGGGAACTGGCGGCCCACACGTTTGATTTCCTGGAATTCGACGACCAACGATACCTGCTGGACTCCCTCCGCCAGGACCAGGTCGCGGATATCCTCAACGGCATGTCCCCGGACGACCGCACGCTGCTCTTGGAAGAACTCCCCGCCGAGGCCTCCAAAAAACTGATCGCACTTCTTTCTCCCGAGGAGCGGAAAGTCACCCTTTCCCTTCTCGGCTACCCCGAAGGCAGTGTCGGCCGCCTGACCACCCCGGACTATGTCTCGGCCCACCCCGATTGGACCGTCCAAGAAACCCTCAACCACATCCGCATCCGCGGACAAGACAAGGAAACGCTCAGTGTTATCTATGTGCTCGACGAAAGCGGCCGTCTGATCGACGACGTGCAGACCCGTAAACTCCTGCTCGCCCCCTTGGACACCCGGGTGCGCGACCTGATCGAACCCCACCGCCTCAGTCTGTTTGCCGGGGATGACCGCGAAACCGCCATCTCTCTTTTCCAGACCCACGGCCTTTATGCGCTTCCCGTCACGGACTCCGGGGGCAAAATGATCGGGATCGTCACCATCGATGACGTGCTCGAGATGGCCGAAAAACGCGCCACCCGTGACATCCAAAAGATGGGGGGCAGCGAAGCTCTTGAAGCCCCCTATATGGACATCGGGTTTATCCCCATGATCCGCAAACGTGCCGGCTGGCTCGTGGTTCTCTTCCTGGGAGAAATGCTCACCGCCACCGCCATGGGTTACTTCGATGAAGAAATAGCAAAGGCCGTTGTGTTGGCGCTCTTCGTTCCACTGATCATCTCCAGTGGGGGCAACTCCGGATCACAAGCCTCCACCCTGATCATCCGGGCTCTCGCCCTCGGCGAGGTCACGCTTCGCGATTGGTGGCGCATCATGCGCCGTGAGATCGCAGCTGGCCTGGCACTGGGAACCATCCTGGGAGGCATCGGATTCCTTCGCATCACGCTGTGGAGCCAATTTTCCCCCATTTACGGCGAACACTGGCTCTTGGTTGCCATCACCGTTTCCCTTTCCCTCATCGGTGTGGTTCTTTGGGGCACCCTCGCGGGCTCCATGCTCCCGCTCGTCCTCCGCCGTTTCGGCGTCGACCCCGCCACCTCCTCCGCCCCTTTCGTCGCCACCCTGGTCGACGTCACCGGCTTGATCATCTACTTCTACACCGCTTTCTGGATCTTGCGCGGCACACTTCTTTGAGCTTCGCCCATGGGTTGGGTCCGCCTTGCCGATCGAAAAAATCTCCGTGCCCTCTGTGTCCTCTGTGGGTAATCTCTGCCGCTTTATGACCTCGGCCCAGATCCGTCAAAGCTACCTCGATTTCTTCCGCGAAAAGGGACACACCATCGTCCCTTCCTCCTCCCTCCTGCCCGAATCCCCCGGTCTCCTCTTCACCAATGCCGGGATGAACCAGTTCGTCCCCATCTTCCTGAACGAAACCCCCTGCCCCTATTCCCCTCCCCGCGCCGCCGACACCCAGAAGTGCATCCGCGCCGGCGGCAAACACAACGACCTCGAAGACGTCGGCCTCGACACCTACCACCACACCCTCTTCGAAATGCTCGGCAACTGGTCGTTCGGCGACTACTTCAAAAAAGAAGCCATCACCTGGGCCTGGGAGCTCGTGGTCGACCGCTGGAAATTCCCGCCCCAGCGCCTCTACGCCACCGTTTACAGCCCGGACAAAAGCAAAGGCGACCCCGCCGACTTCGACCAGGAAGCCTACGACCTCTGGGCCGCCCTCTTCACCAAGGCCGGCCTCGACCCCAAGGTCCACATCGTCAACGGAAACAAAAAAGACAACTTCTGGATGATGGGCGAAACCGGCCCCTGCGGCCCCTGCTCGGAAATCCACGTCGACCTCACCCCCGAGCCCCGCACCCTTGAACTGGAAAAGCGCGGCGCGACCCTGGTCAACAGCAGCGATGCCCGCTGCATGGAAATCTGGAACCTGGTTTTCATCCAATTCAACGCCAACGCCGACGGCACCTTCCGCCCCCTCCCGGCCAAACACGTCGATACCGGCATGGGTTTCGAACGCGTTTGCTCGATCCTCCAGTGCACGAAAAACTTCACCGACTTCACCGGCACCATCTCGAATTACGAGACCGATGTGTTCTCGCCCATTTTCCGCAAACTGGAAGACCTCAGCGGAAAGAAATACACCTCCACCCTCCCTAAACAGGGCGTGGTCGGTCTCAGTGACCAAGAGCGCCAGGATGTGGCCTTCCGCGTCATCGCCGACCACATCCGCACCCTCAGCCTCTCCGCCGCCGACGGCATCCTCCCCGGCAACAACGGCCGCAACTACGTCCTCCGCCGCATCCTCCGCCGCGCCATCCTCTGGTCCCGTGCGTTGGATATCCGCGAACCCTTCTTCTACAGACTCGTCCCGACCGTCGTCGACCAACTCAGCCCCGTCTTCCCCGAGTTGAAGAAGAACCAGGCCACCATTGAAAAAGTCCTCAAGGCGGAGGAGGAAAGTTTCAACCGCACCCTCGACAACGGCATCGCCCTATTCAACGAGTTCCTCTCAGTTTCGGATCGAAGGAGCGCAGGCGTCCCGCCTGCTGCCTCGGGCATCCAGCCCGAGCCTTCCCCCTCCCTTTCAGCCACCCGCTATTCCAAACGCCGCCTCCCCCATTACGAACAGCCTTACGGCATCTACCACGTCACCTTTGCCACCGTCGACCGCTCTCCCCTTCCAGATCAAGCCCGGGACATCGTCCTCAACGCCGTTCGCCACTTCGATGGCACCCGCTACTTGCTTCTTGCGGCCTGCGTCATGCCGGACCACGTCCACATCCTCTTCCAACCCCAGCCCAGCGGACACGACGAAACGAACAACCTCGTTTTCCCAACGCTCGGCGACCTCCTTCATTCCATCAAGTCTTTCACCGCCAAGGAAATCAACAAGCTGGCCGGAACCAGCGGTATCGTCTGGCAGAAGGAATCCTTTGACCGCCTGATGAAATCGGACGAAGAACTTGCCGAAGTCGTCAACTACATTGCCGACAACCCAGAAAAGGCCGGATTGACCAAAACGGTCCCGGATTACCCTTGGCTGTACCTTCCGACCGGAGCGCAGGCGTCCCGCCTGTCGGCTTCGGCTTCCAGCCGAAGCCCTGTTTCGGAACCTGGGAAAACCCCGCCGGGCGAGACGCCCGCCGGAGCAGGCGGGACGCCTGCGCTCCCGCAATCCACCATCCCCGGTGACATCGCCTTCAAGCTCTACGACACCTACGGCTTCCCGCTCGACATGACCGAACTCATGGCTCGCGAGCGTGGCCTCACCGTCGACACTTCCGGTTTTGAAAAACTCATGCAGGAGCAGAAGGAACGCTCCCAAGCCGCCCAGAAAAAAGAAATCATCGATGTCGCCGACACCGACGATTCCATCCCTGCTGTCCAATTCGTCGGCTACGATACCACCGAAGCCCAGGTCGAACTGGCCACTTACAAGATCGAATTCGGCAAAACCGCAGACGACACGGTCAAGGCCCGCCTCTACTTCTCCCCCACCCCGTTCTACGCCGAGATGGGCGGCCAAGTCGGCGACACCGGCTGGTTGGAATTCGGCGGTCACCGCCTCGAGATCCTCGACACCAAAAAAGCCGGTCGCGGCGTGGCCCACATCACGGAAGACGTGGCCCTGCTCGACGAGCTTTCCCTCCCGGCCAAAGCTGTCCTCAACCTCGAACGCCGCGCCCTCATCGAAGCCCACCACAGCGCCACCCACCTCCTCCACTGGGCCCTGCGTGAAGTCCTCGGCACCACCGTGGGCCAGAAGGGTTCCTACGTCGGCCCCGACCGCCTTCGCTTCGACTTCTCGCACCTCGAAGCAGTGAAGCCCGAGGAACTCCAGAAAGTGGAAGCGATGGTCAACGAGAAGATCGCCGCCAACGTTACCGTGAAGTGGCAGGAACGCCCCTACGCCGAGGTCAAAGGCGACAGCTCGATCATGCAGTTCTTCGGCGATAAATACGGCGAAACCGTCCGAGTCGTCGACATCGGCGGCTTCTCGAAGGAACTCTGCGCCGGCACCCACGTGAAGCAGACCGGAAAGATCGGCGTCTTTCGCATTGTCAGCGAGGGCGCCATCGCTGCCGGCGTTAGACGCATCGAGGCAGCATGCGGCACCAGCCTCATTCCGATACTTCAGGATAAAGACAAACCCCTTCATTCTGAATGGAAGACAATCATCAATAGCCTCCCGGTAAATTCGTACAGAGTGCTCAAGAGCATTAAGAATACGGATACCCCTGCTGAGGCTTGGAACAAGTTGGTTCAGAATCAGCAATACATGGCGGAGCTGAAGCAGCTTCACTTGGCACACATCAAGGAAGCGCAAAAAGCCCGCCTCGAAGGCGTCAATCAGTGGATTCAGTTGGAGATGAAAGGCTGGCTGGCCCAACGCGAAGCAATCAAAGGCGAAGAAAACTTCACCAGATTGATTCTCAATCTAGGTGAACTAGAAAGCGAGCATCTCGCTACTGTTGCAAACGCCTTACGCAAACAACCTTTACAAGTTAGCGTCATTGTTTTGGGTAGCACCTTTAATGGAAAAGTGTCTCTTCTTGCCTCCGTGGATAAGCAGCTAAGTCATCGGTTCAACGCCGGAGCGATCATCAAAGAAATCGCCCCCGTGGTGGGCGGCAAAGGCGGCGGCAAACCCGACCTGGCCCAAGGCGGCGGCACCAACCCCGAAGCCCTCCCCGCCGCCCTCGAAGCCGCCAAGGCCTTCCTGTCCCGCTGATCCCCCTGCCTTTGGATTTACGGAGCGCAGGCATCCTGCCTGCTCAAGCGGGCGTCCCGCCCGGTCATTTTCAAAAAAAATCGAACCACGCCGGGCAAGATGCCCGCCGATGCAGGCAGGATGCCTGCGCTCCATCCATTCCAATTCATCGAAAAGGGAACCTGTACGGGCGCATGGGGTCGACGCCTTATACTTGTCTGATTTGGGGCACTTCTAAAAGCGGTTTCTGTTTCATCTGCCAATCGTTCTCGTGCTCGTTCCGTCTGAAATGTAGGGATGAAGAACGAGCGGCAGATGCGTTTTAGCCTGTCCGCGCAAAACCTAACCTCCATCGATTCCCAACAGATAGGCCAGGATGTAATCCGGCAGACGGGTGCTGTAGCCACCCTCCAGCACACTGACGCAGGGCACGCCGCTGCCCCGCAGCATGCGGCCGATTTCCTCGAAATCCTTCTCCCCCAATTCCTGTTGGGCCAGGGGATCCGTCTTGGCGGCATCAAAACCCGCCGAGACCACCAGCAACCCGGGTTTCTGCTCCAGCAACCGTTCGAGGGCCCGGCGCAAGACCGCGACATACTCGCCCGCCGGTGTCCGGGGCGGGAGAGGATAATTGAAGATGTTCCCGCCACTCTCCGCTCCGGTTCCCGGGTAGCAGGGATGTTCATGGACCGAGGCAAACCAGATTCCTTCACGGCCGCGCAGGATGTCCTCGGTGCCATTGCCGTGGTGGACATCGAAGTCGAAGACCGCCACGGTCCCAACGCCCCGCTCCCGGGCCTCCAGGGCGGTGACCGCAGCTTGGTTGAGGTAGCAAAAGCCCATGGCCTGGTTGGCGGTGGCATGGTGTCCGGGCGGACGCATCAGGCTGAAGGCCCGGCCACCCTCCAGCACACGATCCAAGGCACGCAATGCCCCCCCTACGGAACGACGGGCATGGCCAGCAATGTCCGGGTGGGCCGCGGTGTCGGGGTCGAAATCGACCGGCTCCCAAAGCCGCCGCAGGTGGGCCGCGGTGTGGGCCCGCAAAAGAATGGCATCATCGACCGGTGCGGGATGATCCCAGACAATGTCGACTTCGACCTGCATCTGGAGATGGCGGACGGTGGCCCCGACGCGCTGCGGTCGTTCAGGGTGGCCGGGGGTTTCATAGCCCAGGCAGGCGTGGTCGGTGACAACGATCATGACCGGACTCCGTCAAGCGGCCGGGCGAAGGCCATCCCGGGCAGATCCACCGCGGCAGACCGCACACGGCCCTTTGTCTGGACCAGGGCTTTGAACACCGCACCCATGAGCCCCGGGTGGGTCAGGGTGTGGAACTGGCGCAGGGCCGCCGGGTCGGGATTCGCTTCTTGGACCGCCAACCACCCCCCCGGCCGAGCGGCCAACCCGGTGAGGAACCGGTTCTGGTCGAGAAATCCCCGGGTGCGCCAGCCCTGCGCGTTACCCCATTCCATCAAGAGGGAAAAATCCACATCCGCGGTCAGGTCCTGCCGTCCGGGATCGGCCAGGACTTCCGCCACTTGATGATGCCCGGCAAAAGCCCGCAAGGTGCCCTCGGGCTTCGCCCCTCCATACAAACCCTCGGCGAGATCCCCATAGTCCAGGGTCAGGATCACCCCGTCCCCCAGGGTGGCATAAAGCTCCATGGCCCAGGCTTCGGCCACGGTACGCACTTCGCCCACCCATCCCTCCACCGCAGGCAGGCCGGCGCGGGCGATGGCCGCTTGCAGACTGGGCGGGGCCGCCACCGACACCCAGTCGAAGCGTTCCCCTCCCCCGGGAGCAGCAACCCGTAATTCCCGCCATTCCCCCCCACGGAAACACACCCGGTCGACCGGCAGGG containing:
- the mgtE gene encoding magnesium transporter, yielding MDIPLKIGALVRDEIHELIGQKNFTALRHVFQEWPPADLAALITDLPPDDQAVVFRILPRELAAHTFDFLEFDDQRYLLDSLRQDQVADILNGMSPDDRTLLLEELPAEASKKLIALLSPEERKVTLSLLGYPEGSVGRLTTPDYVSAHPDWTVQETLNHIRIRGQDKETLSVIYVLDESGRLIDDVQTRKLLLAPLDTRVRDLIEPHRLSLFAGDDRETAISLFQTHGLYALPVTDSGGKMIGIVTIDDVLEMAEKRATRDIQKMGGSEALEAPYMDIGFIPMIRKRAGWLVVLFLGEMLTATAMGYFDEEIAKAVVLALFVPLIISSGGNSGSQASTLIIRALALGEVTLRDWWRIMRREIAAGLALGTILGGIGFLRITLWSQFSPIYGEHWLLVAITVSLSLIGVVLWGTLAGSMLPLVLRRFGVDPATSSAPFVATLVDVTGLIIYFYTAFWILRGTLL
- a CDS encoding alanine--tRNA ligase-related protein, with protein sequence MPSVSSVGNLCRFMTSAQIRQSYLDFFREKGHTIVPSSSLLPESPGLLFTNAGMNQFVPIFLNETPCPYSPPRAADTQKCIRAGGKHNDLEDVGLDTYHHTLFEMLGNWSFGDYFKKEAITWAWELVVDRWKFPPQRLYATVYSPDKSKGDPADFDQEAYDLWAALFTKAGLDPKVHIVNGNKKDNFWMMGETGPCGPCSEIHVDLTPEPRTLELEKRGATLVNSSDARCMEIWNLVFIQFNANADGTFRPLPAKHVDTGMGFERVCSILQCTKNFTDFTGTISNYETDVFSPIFRKLEDLSGKKYTSTLPKQGVVGLSDQERQDVAFRVIADHIRTLSLSAADGILPGNNGRNYVLRRILRRAILWSRALDIREPFFYRLVPTVVDQLSPVFPELKKNQATIEKVLKAEEESFNRTLDNGIALFNEFLSVSDRRSAGVPPAASGIQPEPSPSLSATRYSKRRLPHYEQPYGIYHVTFATVDRSPLPDQARDIVLNAVRHFDGTRYLLLAACVMPDHVHILFQPQPSGHDETNNLVFPTLGDLLHSIKSFTAKEINKLAGTSGIVWQKESFDRLMKSDEELAEVVNYIADNPEKAGLTKTVPDYPWLYLPTGAQASRLSASASSRSPVSEPGKTPPGETPAGAGGTPALPQSTIPGDIAFKLYDTYGFPLDMTELMARERGLTVDTSGFEKLMQEQKERSQAAQKKEIIDVADTDDSIPAVQFVGYDTTEAQVELATYKIEFGKTADDTVKARLYFSPTPFYAEMGGQVGDTGWLEFGGHRLEILDTKKAGRGVAHITEDVALLDELSLPAKAVLNLERRALIEAHHSATHLLHWALREVLGTTVGQKGSYVGPDRLRFDFSHLEAVKPEELQKVEAMVNEKIAANVTVKWQERPYAEVKGDSSIMQFFGDKYGETVRVVDIGGFSKELCAGTHVKQTGKIGVFRIVSEGAIAAGVRRIEAACGTSLIPILQDKDKPLHSEWKTIINSLPVNSYRVLKSIKNTDTPAEAWNKLVQNQQYMAELKQLHLAHIKEAQKARLEGVNQWIQLEMKGWLAQREAIKGEENFTRLILNLGELESEHLATVANALRKQPLQVSVIVLGSTFNGKVSLLASVDKQLSHRFNAGAIIKEIAPVVGGKGGGKPDLAQGGGTNPEALPAALEAAKAFLSR
- a CDS encoding SAM-dependent methyltransferase codes for the protein MSHPLSTLPRLLADRIASDGPLPFSAFMEMALYDPECGYYSDPGRLIGRRGDFYTSVSVGPLFGRLLADFAAGVWEALGRPGSWTVAEQGAHDGSLSRDVLAALHEHHPAAAAAASWCLVEPRSAWRGRQQAVLQALLPSDRIQWVARPGELPPDTALFYSNELVDALPVDRVCFRGGEWRELRVAAPGGGERFDWVSVAAPPSLQAAIARAGLPAVEGWVGEVRTVAEAWAMELYATLGDGVILTLDYGDLAEGLYGGAKPEGTLRAFAGHHQVAEVLADPGRQDLTADVDFSLLMEWGNAQGWRTRGFLDQNRFLTGLAARPGGWLAVQEANPDPAALRQFHTLTHPGLMGAVFKALVQTKGRVRSAAVDLPGMAFARPLDGVRS